The nucleotide sequence CGGATTGTGCAAGCGACTCAAACAAACATGTGTTTGTAAAAGTCACATCTTTTTTTGCTATACGAACTCGTCCGAATAGTTGTAAAGTCGCTGTATTCTGCAATcggttgaggtacaaacgaaaacaaaaatggtacaaacgggtacaaacgattccccatcgaattccatcgaccttttgcgatatctgtattaataactgataaaaaaatctttttatctcTTTAGGTCCTGTGGTACAAACGAAATTAAAGGTGGTACAACCGagtacaaacgattctctatcgaatggtactaataaaaccaaaatatcaTAAACTCGGGTTCCACGTTCACAGAGCTGGAAAGCTCTCCGTGACGCCATCGCTCAATCTGGTAACGGACCCGCCCTTCTCACCATCCATCAATGGATCAAGGATCAAAAAGTTGGAAATTACGAAGCTGCTCAACTTGTCTCAAGAATGGCCGTAGCTGCTCGCCACCCAACCGCCAAATAGCTCAGAACCTTCCAAAAATTGGCCGAAGAATCCGTCGAACGTCAACAACACACTCTTAATAACACCTCTGTGGTCGCATACGCTGATTTGTTACACAAAGTTTGCGTCAACAAAGAAAGATCTTACCAACAACATCCTTTCCATGCTTACGGAAGCTTCTACACCAATGAATGCCAAACCATCGCCCAAGAATACATCAGGTATTTGGAACAACGCCTCCACAAAGCGGTCGCTCACTCCGAAAGCCAAGACATTCTCATCTTCTCCATCGCTCTCGGCCGTGTTGGACACAGAGACATCTACAGGGCTTTAGAAAAATACATTAGATAAATCCCGGAAAAACGCCATCAACTATCAGAAGAACAACGTGTTACCGAATTCCAAAGATTCGTTATGGTTAGCGCTTTGAGAAGATTCGCCGAAATGTACCCTGAAGCCGCATGAGATCTTTTGAAGAGCCTCTACTTCAGCTCCTCCGAACAACAAGAAGTTCGCGCATTAGCCGCTTACCTTATGGCTTACACCGAACCCGAAGTCTACATCTTAGCTGCCATGGCTCAAAACACCCACATCGACAACGATGAATACGTCAACTCAGCCGTTCAATCCACCATCCGCAAATTTGTCGATATGGAGTACGAACCAGCCATCCAAGCCGAAAAGTACTTAAACGACGAAGAATATGGCCACAAAACGGAATCCACAGAAACGTTCGTGAACAAATGGATGCTGAATTGAGACACTCCTACAGAACCTTTTCTTCCGGCGATCACATGCTCCCCAACAGAGCCCATGGCAAACTTCAAATCATCCTTGGTGATGCCCACGGTGTATAAAGGAGAGGTGGATAAACGACTGTTAGTGAAGCGCAACGCTTAAATCGACTGGAGTGGTGGGGGTAATGGTGGGGGtcgtctaatttattttttagattttcaaTGTGTTTTCTTCTTTCGGATATATTGGtggttttagaaaatatttccgTGTATTCtctaaattcaaatttagGTGGTTTAACTAATTTATACACTGACAACATTCTGTAAAGTTGTAAAAATGTTGCTAAGGTATGGTGGTCATTACATCCTCCAGCTTGGCGTATGCTTCCAAAAAATCGCTATAAAcgttttatgtaaaaattaaagttgtgtTGGATTAACACCTACCTCTAATGGATCTTGATTCATTTTTGCAGTcaatacatatttaaaatcacatttttctaaCAAGTCTTGTTAGATCTAGTGTGGAGTGTAATGaaacacttttatttatttgtccATTTATTATACGACATGACATGATCGTTTATACCGAATTTTTTGTCAGCACGTGGTATAGCTTTAGCCCATTGAGGCAGCAAGTGTGTATTTTTACACTTAAAGAGGCTAAATTTTTCAATGCAGTAAGTATACCCAGAAGTACAATTTGGtacaaaacatttattaaccatttttatttataaaatatttaattatgcGGTAGAACAGTCGAAAAAAAGCAACTTGTCGTAGCGTGCCCGCTTGCCAACTAAGCCTTTTACCCCCACTATTCTATGCCACTTACGCGTTGCCGCTCGAGCCATATAGAACACATACGCCAGGCCAGTCGATACACCACCTCTCTTTTATACACCCTGGTGATGCCGAATTCACCTTGGGAGCTTACGATTTCTTGGTCTCCAGCTTACAAGAAATCCTCGAACAAGTTGACAACAAACTGAATTCTATCAAGATCAAGTCCACAAGAAACAATCCCAGAGCAGAGATGAAGATCACTCCAACAACAAGATCTACGAAGCTTTAGGAATTAACATCGAAGAACGTGAACAATTGGAAGGTTTGATTCATGTCAGACTTGCCAACGTTTTCCGTCACTTCCCAGTCAATAACTACACCGTTGACAGCATCACTGAAGTCGCCCGTCACTGGCATGAAGAATTGAGGAAGGGTCAAAAATTCAGCCTCTCCAAATGGACCATCAACCACGAAGCCGTTTTATCTGCTCCAACTGAATTGGGTCTCCCATACTCTTTGACCGCCGCCACCCCAAGCCTTTTGAGTTTGGACGGAAAGATTCAAGCTGAAACAGCACCAGAATTCTGCAATGGAGAAACCCTTCGCGCACCAGAACACATCAAGGCTAACGCTGAAATACGTGCCCTCTACGGTAACGAAATGCAAGGCAGCATCCGTTTCTACACTCCATTCGAACACCACGACTACGTTAGTGGATACAACAAGAAAATGCAAGTTCATGTACCAGTTTCCGTTAAAGTTGAAGTTGATCTTAAGGACAACAAAATCTTCACCGACATCAAACCCTTGGAAGCTGAACAAGACATCAAAATCTTCCATCACAGCACCCTCCCATACTGTGCTAATCATGATATCTTGTCTATCCAACCAGTTGAAACCACTCAAGGTTACACCGTCTTGCATGAACAAAAACCACAAGCGCAAGTCTTAGATTTCGGAAGAAAACACACTGGCATGCAATTCCAACTGCGTTATGAAACCGACCAAGAACGCTTCAACTTGAACAGATTCCTTCACCGTGTTCAACGCAGAGGAGCCGTGCATCTCTTATTCAACGATGAAATCAAATACTCCAAAACCGAATTGTGGTACAGCGATAACactagccgtcttaaaagcaGTGATGAgcgggtaggtatttctaaaatgggtatttatccgggtatttaGCCCGGCCCAGGGTAAATACTCAAACAGTgggtataaaagtgataccagtaaaaatatatcgattccaataaaaatgaagaggaagacgaggaattgtcaacaatcaaagaCGTATTATCATTAGACGAATCTGccgtaatttagattagatcaagttattatgattattatcaccAAGCAGCCCTCTGCGTCCATTGTTGAACATAGACCTTCCCTATTCTGTGCTGtttgaatccaattgttgTTCATTTTTTTGACGTCTACTTCGTCTGTTCGCTCGCGGTCTTCACTCAAGCAACCGTTTTGTCCACTGTTCATTCTTCATTCGCACGACATGACCCGTCCAGTTCCACttaagctttgccacaatgttgaccacatcatttacgccagttcttcttcgtaggtcttcatttcgtatgtagtccctcagagttagacccaggatcgacctctccatctaTCTTTGCGCTACTTGGAACCTCCTGGCAGTGgttaccgttaatgttaaagtttcggagccttatgtcataaccggaaacacgcattgattgaaagcctttgAAATCCCTCcgtttagttcgcttgtttgattatctctcgatacacgaacctcatagccaagatatacatagctgtgaaccctctcaatctcattatccccaatgttgatgttagagctgggaacaaaatttatcataaattttgatttctccttGTTGGTATTTAGCAcgactcttgcacacacctcctttaagtcgttcatcaatagtttaatctctccaaggctatcaaatataagaactatatcgtccgcgtagcgcaaattatttaagcatttgcaatcaatgtttatgcctttttgggtccaatccagttgtttaaatgcactctgaggactgtgatgaacaatttgagtTCAACAGTGTCCCGCcttgttttactcacaatcagtactttactacttttactctcttcagtactttcatgcaactttaccgtcattgtagcattcttgtagatgttataaataagtttggtatgTCGATAAgcgactctgcattcttgaagtgcttgcaaaactgccatcaactcaatttaaattaaatttataaatacctcaaaATACTCATCTtggataaactgcgacccaaaaatcgagaatctgatacggttaacggcagggcagtggcataaaacatgctcaaccgtctctgcttcctccgcacatagtcggcattcaacatcgtcggctaaacccaacaagttgaggtgtgcttttaatcgacagtgcccagtaaaaacacccattagaacttttatgctactacgggcaagtcctaaaatattcccgggtttgacagtggcgatgttaataaacaccttagcatgtctcattccaggagaactggtccacagtaggcgaagtctctcttcagcccacagtccaatcctatatttagccatcgcaaatgatacaccaactgctggttccggtcccacaaacgcttcagcgctgccatctcgtgctagcttatctgccgcttcattgccagtaacaccagagtgacccgggacccagatcagagagactctgttatcacaactcagtgtgtttaatgttctcttacaatcattaaccagagccaacaccgttttcacggcttgcagcgcctggagagcggcttgactgtctgagaaaattcgtactgtcatgttcttcacccctctttcaagaaggattttagcacccatgtcaatagcaaatacttccacctggaatacagtacagtacgtacccaggctgtaggcttgcttaattcgaggtgtctggcagtatactcctgctcctaccccttcaggcgtttttgatccatctgtgtacaagcaaatgtctgcccgaaccagagaattttcattttcgatccaggactgccgctcaggcagtacaatctggtatcgagcattaatcactgatagtgataccgccaaatctgacggcattgatagcacagtatcagtgcttataatgtcttccgcagcccattggtaggacatgtcggaacagttttgagcatattgcttaaatctgtaaatggttgttctagccactttctctatatgcaaatgcagaggagataggccaagcagaacctccattgctagagttggcgttgtgcctatcgcaccagagattgccaatccagctactccttgaattcgtgaaagtttactgataactgaagtctgtcggactttcctataccaggctgctgctccgtatgtgatcataggtctaaccacagtcacatagagccagtacagtctttcaggggtaagaccccaattttttccacaaagactgcgacaagtccaaaggatagtctagctttgtgcaaaactccctgcaaatgtccattccatgacagggttttgtctaggattactcctagatatttgacttcctttgagaaaggaatttcttcaccttggatagttgggcggattagtccatccaactttcgcttcctggtgaagggtacaacaattgtcttttgcgggtttattgagaggttctatcccttacaccaagcgcaaatggtatctagggtcacctggaggaccttagatatcctcggcaaacaggttcctttgaccataacgacaatgtcatcagcataagcttgtatttccacaccaacggcttcgactatcgcaatcagatcgtcaactaggagggaccaaagcaggggagataacacccctccctgcgggcagccacctcccggcctgaagcgtatcgtatcaccgtggagtgaagtagaaactattctactatctagcatattgcggatccaacccgctatagttgcttccactcccctgtcaagagcagctctttcaagagattgtggtattgcgttgttgaacgctccctctatatccagaaacgcacaaaccaagatttctttatcctgcagcgtcctggatactctaccaactaagttgtgtaaagccaattctgctgattttcccgcttgataagcatactggtggcgactcagtggaccagataccaatggcaccgtacggatataccgttccagaactttttcaagggttttcAGCAGAAATGACGTTAAGCTGATGGGTCGAAAGGCATTAGGAGTAGGGACCGAACGGCCCGCTTTGGGTATGTAAGATACCCGTACCTTAGTCCATTCTGCCGGCACATATTTCCAGGCGACACTcgctctgaaaatttttaccaaaattggcAACAACAAAGACCTCCCCTGCTGTAACAAAGCAGGAAAGATATTGTCTTCTCCAGGCGATTTGAACGGCTTAAACGTTTGAATTGCCTGGTCCACGGATGTGTAAGTGACGACTTTTCTAGCCACACTCCAATCCGTATTTGAGGGGCGCTTTGCCTTGCAGGAATAGCCCGCTGTGGCATTATCGGCCCTCATCATCAGGCTTCCTGGGAAGTGAGTCTGCATGAGAAGCTCCAACGAGGCTCTGCTAGAGTCCGTAAAACTACCGTCAGGCCGCCTAAGTGAGCCCAGGGGTAGTGCCGGATCTCTAGCGAGAATCTTGTGAATTCTTGCACTGCTGGGTGTGTCTTTCACTCCCTCACAGAACCTTCTCCAAGACTCTCTTTTTGCCCTACGTATGTTTTTGGTGTAATTCGTTAGAGCTTGTTTATATTTCTCCCATTCACCTAATGTCTTGGCCCGGTTGAAAAGCTTTCGGACCTCTATGTTTAGTGTTACTTCTGCTTTTAGtttacacctagaactagaaagtttcgaatATAGTCTTGCATCTTCAGACAGGTTTTTATTTACCCGTATTGTATATACAACATTTCAcaagtattaatatttattagaat is from Onthophagus taurus isolate NC chromosome 8, IU_Otau_3.0, whole genome shotgun sequence and encodes:
- the LOC111419533 gene encoding LOW QUALITY PROTEIN: vitellogenin-like (The sequence of the model RefSeq protein was modified relative to this genomic sequence to represent the inferred CDS: substituted 1 base at 1 genomic stop codon), whose product is MGNFMNSTSVSNAVIYGDLKDYVIKTSNTSNVVSFSPLFNNGKSGIIASRVSLVLKNMQPGKCFNSPSEPVEAGLLYRYDNSHGNNQVESAHKPYHVADEESTYNRPGYQRLNQLRSRKSHGQYHLDQSKQELDQPSSAMSFYSSGYHGKFIKYSDKVNIAEEAKKLAQEIGQDLQHPNELPKTQLGSRGVKHSTGQSGGHRFDSRRGTVYGIQIVFMWFIKSNPIQLPKRVTISKFVILVRLCRQMNREEMNKVAEELYTKEHSGQKSPVSWKALRDAIAQSGNGPALLTIHQWIKDQKVGNYEAAQLVSRMAVAARHPTAKXLRTFQKLAEESVERQQHTLNNTSVVAYADLLHKVCVNKERSYQQHPFHAYGSFYTNECQTIAQEYIRYLEQRLHKAVAHSESQDILIFSIALGRVGHRDIYRALEKYISSSEQQEVRALAAYLMAYTEPEVYILAAMAQNTHIDNDEYVNSAVQSTIRKFVDMEYEPAIQAEKYLNDEEYGHKTESTETFNSRKKATCRSVPACQLSLLPPLFYATYALPLEPYRTHTPGQSIHHLSFIHPGDAEFTLGAYDFLVSSLQEILEQSRDEDHSNNKIYEALGINIEEREQLEGLIHVRLANVFRHFPVNNYTVDSITEVARHWHEELRKGQKFSLSKWTINHEAVLSAPTELGLPYSLTAATPSLLSLDGKIQAETAPEFCNGETLRAPEHIKANAEIRALYGNEMQGSIRFYTPFEHHDYVSGYNKKMQVHVPVSVKVEVDLKDNKIFTDIKPLEAEQDIKIFHHSTLPYCANHDILSIQPVETTQGYTVLHEQKPQAQVLDFGRKHTGMQFQLRYETDQERFNLNRFLHRVQRRGAVHLLFNDEIKYSKTELWYSDNTSRLKSSDERVGISKMGIYPGI